Proteins encoded in a region of the Sterolibacterium denitrificans genome:
- the cofD gene encoding 2-phospho-L-lactate transferase, translating to MNAAAPARRIVALSGGVGGAKMALGLLHVVPSGQLTVIVNTGDDFEHLGLNISPDLDTALYSLAGLANPETGWGRRDETWSFMQALESFGGETWFRLGDGDLALHVERTRRLKAGQTLTRVTRDIAQHLGIQAQLLPMSDAAVRTRVTTDIGELDFQDYFVRHQCQPRVAALRFAGAEAAAPTAEVCATLTAPDVDAIIICPSNPYLSIDPILALPGVRELLRQAAAPVIAISPLIGGAAVKGPTAKIMRELGISVSPLAVAQHYGELLDGFVLDVRDADVEAGLAAIGLPTLVADTLMKTLDDRQRLARETLDYARTLGKRRGKRA from the coding sequence ATGAATGCCGCCGCGCCAGCACGCCGCATCGTGGCGCTTTCCGGTGGCGTGGGCGGGGCCAAGATGGCACTGGGCCTGCTGCACGTCGTGCCGTCCGGGCAATTGACGGTGATCGTCAATACCGGCGATGACTTCGAGCATCTGGGACTCAACATCTCGCCCGATCTGGACACGGCCCTGTATTCGCTGGCCGGCCTCGCCAACCCCGAAACCGGCTGGGGCCGCCGCGATGAAACCTGGAGTTTCATGCAGGCGCTGGAAAGCTTCGGCGGCGAAACCTGGTTCCGTCTCGGCGACGGCGATCTGGCGCTGCACGTCGAGCGCACACGGCGCCTGAAAGCAGGCCAGACATTGACCCGGGTGACCCGCGACATCGCCCAGCACCTGGGCATCCAGGCGCAGTTGCTGCCGATGTCCGACGCGGCGGTACGTACCCGCGTCACCACCGACATCGGCGAGCTCGACTTCCAGGACTACTTCGTGCGCCACCAGTGCCAACCGCGCGTCGCCGCCCTGCGCTTTGCCGGCGCCGAAGCCGCTGCGCCGACGGCGGAAGTCTGCGCGACGCTGACCGCCCCCGACGTCGATGCCATCATCATCTGCCCGTCGAATCCCTATCTGAGCATCGACCCCATCCTCGCCCTGCCGGGGGTGCGTGAGCTGCTGCGCCAAGCCGCAGCGCCGGTGATCGCCATCTCGCCGCTGATCGGCGGCGCGGCGGTGAAAGGGCCGACGGCCAAGATCATGCGGGAACTGGGCATCTCGGTCTCGCCACTGGCCGTGGCGCAGCACTACGGCGAGCTGCTCGACGGCTTCGTGCTCGACGTGCGCGATGCGGACGTCGAAGCCGGACTCGCGGCCATCGGCCTGCCGACGCTGGTCGCCGACACCCTGATGAAAACCCTCGACGACCGCCAGCGCCTGGCCCGCGAAACGCTGGACTATGCCCGAACGCTCGGCAAACGCCGGGGGAAGCGCGCATGA
- the cofE gene encoding coenzyme F420-0:L-glutamate ligase, with the protein MAQGITYTALQGIKHIQPGDDLAAIVQDGLRRNALQARDGDVLVLAQKIVSKAEGRSVDLSSVQPSPHALELAQIVKKDARLVELVLSESTDILRAIPNVLIVRHRCGYVMANAGIDHSNVDGGVGDRVLLLPVDADASAAVLREQLNAALGCEIGIVISDSFGRPWRNGVVNVALGSAGLPALIDRRGERDMYGRTLEVTQVAYADAIAAAAGLAMGEGAEGTPLVLVQGLAWQAPERNAQSLIRPLDEDLFK; encoded by the coding sequence ATGGCACAAGGCATCACCTACACCGCCCTGCAGGGCATCAAGCACATCCAGCCCGGCGACGACCTGGCTGCGATCGTGCAGGACGGCCTGCGCCGCAACGCGCTGCAGGCACGCGACGGCGACGTGCTGGTGCTGGCGCAGAAGATCGTCTCCAAAGCCGAAGGCCGCAGCGTCGATCTATCCTCGGTGCAGCCCTCGCCGCATGCCCTGGAACTGGCGCAGATCGTGAAGAAGGATGCGCGCCTCGTCGAACTGGTGCTGTCCGAATCGACCGACATCCTGCGGGCGATTCCCAACGTGCTGATCGTGCGCCATCGCTGCGGCTACGTAATGGCGAACGCCGGCATCGACCACTCGAACGTGGACGGTGGCGTGGGCGATCGCGTGCTGCTGCTGCCCGTCGATGCCGACGCTTCGGCGGCGGTGCTGCGCGAGCAACTCAACGCCGCGCTCGGCTGTGAAATCGGCATCGTCATCAGCGACAGCTTCGGCCGCCCTTGGCGCAATGGCGTGGTGAATGTGGCGCTGGGCAGTGCCGGTCTGCCGGCGCTGATCGACCGCCGGGGCGAGCGGGACATGTATGGCCGCACGCTGGAGGTGACCCAGGTCGCCTATGCCGATGCAATCGCCGCCGCTGCCGGCCTGGCGATGGGCGAGGGTGCCGAAGGGACGCCGCTGGTGCTGGTGCAGGGTCTGGCCTGGCAAGCACCGGAGCGCAACGCGCAAAGCCTGATCCGTCCGCTCGACGAAGACCTGTTCAAATGA
- a CDS encoding FadD3 family acyl-CoA ligase encodes MSPLPQTIPGLIEAAARNHPQRIAIREAGVELSFAGLDALRLQAARALMSAGIQAGDRVAVWAPNCHEWVAAALGIHSVGAILIPINTRMKGVEAADILEQSGARLLFCVGEFLNDYFPAMLQGQKLPQLERIVVLGKSRGSDTTWQDFLTLADETPEATARERAAAVKPEDLSDIMFTSGTTGRPKGVMTCHGQNIRAFDEWARCVDLQADDRYLIINPFFHSFGYKAGWLAALMRGCTIYPLAVFDTDGVLALIGRERISFLPGSPTLFLSFLAHPKLKDFDLSSLRVAVTGAAAIAPSMIHRMRDELGFKIVVTAYGLTECCGVATICDRDADAETIATTSGRALPGIELRCVDEEGKDVPAGGEGEVVMRGYNVMQGYFNHPEATAETIKDGWLHTGDIGILDANGNLKITDRMKDMYIVGGFNCYPAEVERILTAHPAIAQVAVIGVPDARQGEVGKAYVVLRPDATLDAAGLIAWARDNMANYKVPRHVEIVAALPMNASGKVLKYQLR; translated from the coding sequence ATGTCGCCGTTGCCGCAAACCATTCCCGGCCTGATCGAAGCCGCCGCCCGCAATCATCCGCAACGCATCGCCATCCGCGAGGCGGGCGTCGAACTGAGCTTCGCCGGCCTCGACGCGCTGCGCCTCCAGGCGGCGCGCGCGCTGATGAGCGCGGGCATCCAGGCCGGCGACCGCGTCGCCGTGTGGGCGCCGAACTGTCATGAGTGGGTGGCCGCCGCGCTGGGCATCCACAGCGTCGGGGCGATCCTGATCCCGATCAACACGCGCATGAAGGGCGTCGAGGCGGCCGACATCCTCGAACAGAGCGGCGCGCGCCTGCTGTTCTGCGTCGGCGAATTTCTCAACGACTATTTCCCGGCGATGCTGCAAGGACAGAAGCTGCCTCAGCTTGAACGCATCGTCGTGCTCGGCAAGTCGCGCGGCTCGGATACGACCTGGCAGGATTTCCTCACCCTGGCCGACGAGACACCGGAAGCAACAGCGCGCGAGCGCGCCGCGGCGGTAAAGCCGGAAGACCTCTCCGACATCATGTTCACCTCCGGCACCACCGGCCGGCCCAAGGGCGTGATGACCTGCCACGGCCAGAACATCCGCGCCTTCGACGAGTGGGCGCGCTGCGTCGATCTGCAGGCCGATGACCGCTACCTGATCATCAACCCGTTCTTCCATTCCTTCGGCTACAAGGCCGGCTGGCTGGCGGCGCTGATGCGCGGCTGCACCATCTATCCGCTGGCGGTGTTCGACACCGATGGCGTGCTGGCGCTGATCGGCCGCGAGCGCATCAGCTTCCTGCCCGGTTCGCCGACGCTGTTCCTCTCCTTCCTCGCCCACCCGAAGCTCAAGGATTTCGACCTCTCCAGCCTGCGCGTGGCCGTCACCGGTGCCGCGGCCATCGCGCCGTCGATGATTCACCGCATGCGCGATGAACTCGGCTTCAAGATCGTCGTCACCGCCTACGGCCTGACCGAATGCTGCGGCGTGGCGACCATCTGCGACCGCGATGCCGACGCCGAGACCATCGCCACCACCAGCGGGCGCGCCTTGCCCGGCATCGAACTGCGCTGCGTCGATGAAGAGGGCAAGGATGTGCCGGCCGGCGGCGAAGGCGAAGTGGTGATGCGCGGCTACAACGTCATGCAGGGCTATTTCAACCATCCCGAGGCAACGGCGGAGACCATCAAGGATGGCTGGCTGCACACCGGTGACATCGGCATCCTCGATGCCAACGGCAACCTGAAGATCACCGATCGCATGAAGGATATGTACATCGTCGGCGGCTTCAACTGCTATCCGGCGGAAGTCGAGCGCATCCTCACGGCGCATCCGGCCATCGCCCAGGTGGCGGTGATCGGCGTGCCCGACGCGCGCCAGGGCGAGGTCGGCAAGGCCTACGTCGTACTGCGCCCGGATGCCACGCTCGACGCCGCCGGGTTGATCGCCTGGGCGCGCGACAACATGGCCAACTACAAGGTGCCGCGCCATGTCGAGATCGTCGCGGCGCTGCCGATGAATGCCTCGGGCAAGGTGCTCAAGTATCAGTTGCGCTGA
- a CDS encoding nuclear transport factor 2 family protein, producing the protein MPSSEEMKAAMRSYVERLNAADLEGVLALFTDDATVEDPVGAGVHSGAEAVRAFYAMAIASGARLSIVGPQRGSTSDAAAMALDVLVAPPGAPTMKVGVIETMRFNEAGKIVEMRAYWGPEDMAPAD; encoded by the coding sequence ATGCCCAGCAGTGAAGAAATGAAAGCCGCCATGCGCAGCTACGTCGAGCGCCTCAATGCCGCCGATCTCGAAGGCGTGCTGGCGCTGTTTACCGACGATGCCACGGTCGAGGATCCGGTGGGCGCGGGCGTGCACAGCGGTGCCGAGGCGGTGCGCGCCTTCTACGCCATGGCAATCGCCAGTGGCGCCAGGCTCAGCATCGTCGGGCCGCAGCGCGGCTCGACCAGCGATGCGGCCGCCATGGCCCTGGATGTACTGGTCGCGCCGCCCGGCGCGCCGACGATGAAGGTCGGAGTGATCGAGACCATGCGCTTCAATGAGGCCGGCAAGATCGTCGAGATGCGCGCCTATTGGGGGCCAGAGGACATGGCGCCGGCGGACTGA
- a CDS encoding MaoC family dehydratase, whose amino-acid sequence MTTVFSSAAEVLAAAGTDLGATDWIELTQERINKFADATDDHQWIHVDPVRAKNGPFGACVAHGYLTLSLANLFLPQLIEIRNMKMGVNYGCEKVRFPAPVKAGKRIRGRGEIVAVDKAGEGVQATIRITIDIEGEAKPGCVVDTISRYYF is encoded by the coding sequence ATGACCACCGTCTTCTCTTCCGCCGCTGAAGTTCTCGCCGCCGCCGGCACGGACCTGGGCGCGACCGACTGGATCGAACTGACCCAGGAGCGCATCAATAAATTTGCCGACGCCACCGACGACCACCAGTGGATCCACGTCGATCCGGTACGCGCCAAGAACGGCCCGTTCGGCGCCTGCGTGGCCCATGGCTATCTCACCCTGTCGCTGGCCAACCTGTTCCTGCCGCAACTGATCGAAATCCGCAACATGAAGATGGGCGTGAATTACGGTTGTGAAAAGGTTCGCTTCCCCGCGCCGGTGAAAGCCGGCAAGCGCATCCGCGGCCGTGGCGAAATCGTCGCCGTCGACAAGGCCGGCGAGGGCGTGCAGGCGACCATCCGCATCACCATCGATATCGAAGGCGAAGCCAAGCCGGGTTGCGTGGTCGACACCATCAGCAGGTATTATTTCTGA
- a CDS encoding SDR family oxidoreductase yields the protein MRAPPPYVPGHGLLTGKSVLITAAAGAGIGFSTAQKCVEEGCRAIVISDMHERRLSESVEKLKAIAGDRPVFGQLCDVTKEEQVQALIDFAEDKLGGVDVLINNAGLGGSKLLVEMTDDEWNKVIDITLTGTFRMTRAMLKVMQPRGRGVIVNNASVLGWRAQKEQAHYAAAKAGVMALTRCSAVEAADHGVRINAVSPSIALHEFLKKSASEELLQKLTANEAFGRAAEVWEIANVIMFLASDYSSYMTGEIVSVSSQRA from the coding sequence ATGCGAGCACCTCCCCCCTACGTTCCCGGCCACGGCCTGCTGACCGGCAAGTCCGTCCTGATCACCGCCGCCGCCGGCGCCGGCATCGGCTTTTCCACGGCGCAGAAGTGCGTCGAGGAAGGCTGCCGGGCGATCGTGATTTCCGACATGCACGAGCGCCGCCTGAGCGAATCGGTCGAGAAACTGAAGGCCATCGCCGGCGACCGTCCCGTGTTCGGCCAGCTCTGCGACGTCACCAAGGAAGAGCAGGTGCAGGCGCTCATCGACTTTGCCGAAGACAAGCTCGGCGGCGTCGACGTGCTGATCAACAACGCCGGCCTGGGCGGCTCCAAGCTGCTGGTCGAGATGACCGACGATGAGTGGAACAAGGTCATCGACATCACCCTGACCGGCACCTTCCGCATGACGCGGGCGATGCTCAAGGTCATGCAGCCGCGCGGGCGCGGCGTCATCGTGAACAATGCCTCGGTGCTCGGCTGGCGCGCGCAGAAGGAGCAGGCGCACTACGCCGCCGCCAAGGCCGGCGTGATGGCGTTGACCCGCTGCAGCGCGGTCGAAGCCGCCGACCATGGCGTGCGCATCAATGCCGTCTCGCCGAGCATCGCCCTGCACGAGTTCCTCAAGAAATCGGCCTCCGAGGAACTGCTGCAGAAACTCACCGCCAACGAGGCCTTCGGCCGTGCCGCCGAAGTCTGGGAAATCGCCAACGTCATCATGTTCCTGGCCAGCGACTACTCGTCCTACATGACCGGCGAAATCGTCTCGGTCAGCAGCCAGCGCGCCTGA
- a CDS encoding acyl-CoA dehydrogenase family protein, translating to MQIEFSAADETFRKEVAAWMQAHLIGEFAPLRHRGGPGDEDAFPELRKEWEKKLAAGGWTCVGWPKEHGGRGLSLAQQLIFHEEYARAGGPGRVGHIGEGLIGPTLIAMGSEAQKQRFLPGIRNGTELWCQGYSEPGAGSDLANVRTRARQEANGDWVVDGQKVWTSLAHESQWIFVVARCDPDSQGSKGLVFLLMPLDQPGIEIRPIRQLTGTAEFNEVFFDGARTTADHIIGQPGEGWKVAMALLGFERGASTLGQQMHFLHEFELVCQAAKANGTAQNPQIRQRIAAAWSGLKVMRYNALRMLSGTQDGTLPRAGMMYKYYWSNWHRDLGKLAMDIYGCEGEILDERDDAFNLARAHLQRIYMFSRADTIYAGTNEIQLNIISERALGMPKEPREK from the coding sequence ATGCAGATAGAGTTTTCAGCAGCCGACGAGACCTTCCGCAAGGAAGTGGCCGCCTGGATGCAGGCCCACCTGATCGGCGAATTCGCCCCGCTCAGGCATCGCGGCGGCCCCGGCGATGAGGATGCCTTTCCCGAACTGCGCAAGGAATGGGAGAAGAAACTGGCGGCCGGCGGCTGGACCTGCGTCGGCTGGCCCAAGGAGCACGGCGGACGCGGTTTGAGCTTGGCGCAGCAACTGATCTTCCATGAGGAATACGCGCGCGCCGGCGGCCCCGGCCGCGTCGGCCATATCGGCGAAGGCCTGATCGGCCCGACGCTGATCGCCATGGGTTCCGAGGCGCAGAAGCAGCGCTTCCTGCCGGGCATCAGAAACGGCACGGAGCTGTGGTGCCAAGGCTATTCCGAGCCGGGCGCGGGTTCCGACCTGGCCAACGTGCGCACCCGCGCGCGTCAGGAAGCCAATGGCGACTGGGTGGTCGATGGCCAGAAAGTATGGACTTCGCTGGCCCACGAGTCGCAATGGATCTTCGTCGTCGCGCGCTGCGATCCGGATAGCCAGGGCAGCAAGGGCCTGGTCTTCCTGCTGATGCCGCTGGACCAGCCGGGCATCGAAATCCGCCCGATCCGCCAGCTCACCGGCACCGCCGAATTCAACGAAGTGTTCTTCGACGGCGCGCGCACCACGGCCGACCACATCATCGGCCAGCCCGGCGAAGGCTGGAAGGTGGCGATGGCGCTGCTCGGCTTCGAGCGCGGCGCCTCCACGCTGGGCCAGCAGATGCACTTCCTGCACGAATTCGAACTGGTCTGCCAGGCCGCCAAAGCCAATGGCACAGCGCAGAATCCGCAGATCCGCCAGCGCATCGCCGCGGCCTGGAGCGGCCTCAAGGTGATGCGCTACAACGCCCTGCGCATGCTCTCCGGCACCCAGGACGGCACGCTGCCGCGCGCCGGCATGATGTACAAGTACTACTGGTCGAACTGGCACCGCGACCTGGGCAAGCTGGCGATGGACATCTACGGCTGCGAGGGCGAGATCCTCGACGAGCGGGACGATGCGTTCAACCTCGCGCGCGCCCACCTGCAGCGCATCTACATGTTCAGCCGCGCCGACACCATCTACGCCGGCACCAACGAAATCCAGCTCAACATCATCTCCGAGCGCGCCCTGGGCATGCCCAAGGAACCGAGAGAAAAATAA